One genomic window of Dyadobacter fanqingshengii includes the following:
- a CDS encoding nucleotide-binding protein, with protein MIYTVGGIKGGSGKTTISTNLVVYLLKQGRDIILVDADDQESASDFAAFRLHTLEGNLGYTAVKITGSELNASVAKLAEKYDDVIIDTGGRDTVSQRSAVSISHVYLVPFAPRSLDVWTLGKVEKMIAEMKPFNPKLVCLAFINKADPRGSYKEEVAELLREATNIEFIEASIGNRISFANSVGAGLSVLELKPTDDKAVKELEQLMNAINKAVDNKSERR; from the coding sequence ATGATTTACACTGTTGGCGGGATCAAAGGGGGAAGCGGTAAAACTACGATATCGACGAACCTTGTAGTCTATCTTTTAAAACAAGGTAGAGACATAATTTTAGTAGATGCCGACGATCAGGAATCAGCTTCTGATTTTGCTGCATTTCGACTCCATACACTTGAAGGCAATCTTGGTTATACGGCTGTTAAAATTACTGGCAGTGAACTTAACGCTAGCGTCGCAAAGCTCGCCGAAAAGTATGATGATGTTATCATTGATACCGGCGGCCGGGATACCGTTAGCCAGCGTTCAGCAGTTTCTATCTCGCATGTGTATTTAGTTCCATTTGCTCCTCGCTCATTGGACGTATGGACGTTGGGGAAAGTCGAAAAGATGATTGCTGAAATGAAGCCATTTAATCCTAAACTAGTTTGCTTGGCCTTCATCAATAAGGCAGATCCTAGGGGTTCTTACAAAGAAGAAGTGGCCGAGCTGCTACGGGAAGCAACAAATATTGAATTTATAGAAGCTTCAATTGGGAATCGTATTTCATTCGCTAACTCGGTTGGAGCTGGCCTAAGTGTTCTTGAATTAAAGCCGACTGATGATAAAGCGGTAAAGGAATTAGAACAATTGATGAACGCGATTAATAAAGCCGTTGATAATAAGTCAGAAAGACGTTAA
- a CDS encoding recombinase family protein produces MKNAVAYYRVSTDRQGKSGLGLQAQHQSVHLFSQLEGYQVIAEFVEIESAKKNHRPKLMAALLQCKKQKATLIIAKLDRLGRNVAFIANLMESKAEFRAVDNPHANPLMVHMLAAFAQHERELISTRTKEALQAAKRRGIKLGKHGREVESKKNLAAANQFAESMRPIIDELKAEGFESVRGICEELNQRGVKTFRNDGQQWHRTTVHRLIKRLNIN; encoded by the coding sequence ATGAAAAATGCTGTTGCATATTATCGGGTATCAACTGACCGCCAGGGAAAAAGTGGGCTGGGACTTCAAGCTCAGCATCAGTCCGTGCATTTGTTCTCACAACTGGAAGGCTACCAAGTCATAGCCGAATTTGTTGAAATTGAGAGCGCCAAGAAAAATCACCGGCCGAAGCTGATGGCGGCTTTGTTACAATGCAAAAAACAAAAAGCAACGCTGATTATTGCGAAGCTTGACAGGCTTGGCCGGAATGTAGCTTTCATTGCCAATTTGATGGAAAGTAAAGCTGAATTTCGGGCGGTTGATAATCCCCACGCAAATCCACTGATGGTGCATATGCTGGCTGCTTTTGCGCAGCACGAGCGTGAGCTAATCAGCACCAGGACAAAAGAGGCATTACAGGCGGCAAAGCGCCGTGGTATAAAGCTGGGTAAACATGGCCGAGAGGTTGAGAGCAAAAAGAATCTGGCGGCAGCCAATCAGTTTGCAGAATCAATGCGGCCGATCATCGACGAATTAAAAGCCGAAGGGTTTGAAAGTGTGCGCGGGATATGTGAAGAGCTGAACCAGCGCGGAGTTAAAACATTCCGGAACGATGGTCAGCAATGGCACCGTACCACAGTACATCGCTTGATTAAACGGCTTAATATCAATTAA
- a CDS encoding IS110 family transposase: MKRQPKLIAGVDISKHTLDIALISDKSETASFKINNSAADLRNFVRGIKEQFKLRNADLAFCAENMGLYGIFLTDVLIKMHIQLFLESPLQIKRSLGLHRGKTDKADAIRIAEYARKNFTSLREWTPPRPCINKMQELLTIRKRLLKVKIILKGNSKIERHYLDSVSAENLAAHSFRSLDAVTKDIFEIESLLTTIVQSDETLSHLYDLITSVPGIGKVIGIHLLIYTNEFKNFVNPKKFASFCGVAPFPWSSGISVLGKTKVSFYANKELKSLLHMAAMQNVKKKDSSLAKYYQRKVKEGKNKMSTLNALRNKLIHRIFSCVMNNRRYEERVN, translated from the coding sequence ATGAAACGACAGCCAAAACTGATAGCTGGTGTTGACATCTCGAAGCACACTCTTGATATAGCACTTATTTCAGATAAAAGTGAAACAGCGTCCTTCAAAATAAATAATTCCGCGGCAGACCTTCGTAACTTCGTAAGAGGTATAAAGGAACAGTTTAAACTAAGAAATGCTGATTTGGCGTTTTGCGCGGAGAATATGGGACTTTATGGAATATTTCTTACGGATGTACTAATTAAAATGCACATTCAGCTCTTCCTAGAATCACCGCTACAAATCAAAAGATCACTAGGACTTCACAGGGGGAAAACTGATAAGGCAGATGCTATTCGGATTGCGGAATATGCCAGAAAAAATTTTACTTCACTTCGTGAGTGGACACCACCTCGGCCTTGTATCAATAAAATGCAGGAGCTTCTTACAATAAGAAAACGTCTTCTAAAAGTGAAAATAATTTTAAAAGGAAACTCCAAGATTGAGCGTCACTATCTGGATTCAGTTTCTGCAGAAAACCTTGCAGCCCATAGTTTTCGAAGTTTGGATGCCGTCACTAAAGACATTTTTGAGATCGAAAGTCTGTTAACTACTATTGTTCAATCTGACGAAACACTATCCCATTTGTATGACCTGATAACTTCTGTACCGGGTATTGGTAAAGTCATTGGCATTCATCTGCTTATTTACACCAATGAATTTAAAAATTTCGTAAATCCAAAAAAATTTGCAAGCTTTTGCGGTGTAGCTCCATTTCCATGGTCATCTGGTATTAGTGTTTTAGGAAAAACAAAAGTATCATTCTATGCCAACAAAGAGCTAAAATCACTATTACATATGGCTGCAATGCAGAACGTCAAAAAAAAAGATAGTTCGCTAGCGAAGTATTATCAAAGGAAAGTAAAGGAAGGCAAGAACAAGATGAGTACCCTTAACGCACTTCGAAATAAATTAATCCATCGTAT